From a single Pieris rapae chromosome 17, ilPieRapa1.1, whole genome shotgun sequence genomic region:
- the LOC111003803 gene encoding uncharacterized protein LOC111003803 isoform X2 has protein sequence MWSTVLDTLLTSLRFLAPATLLTIFWTHHTFFFDIVKYIDSAFRTVIFSNEDKKKEVIQWLSEVGPIRIEELDTVWHHGWIVCGALDAALPGACAGHPPTRLSLKHAQSIADHYLGVEPMFTRQELDANDSLSKHEEWKLVTFLDKVRLGIAKLSPPPATNKSKPVIPVAKPTQFCLDYIARGSGLTAAQVNHKMFFKIYPTAQQSLDPGEITIQIRGPKKVYGLTTLRPILGKAQMIRQTLLGAQAKPSNYTENALPVTHGTAYLRNYGNNDMKKTYYIPKTNYDINITVENNRDFAKIGYTVPTEGKYEITITSRDENIVSSPFIVTASKNIVDNLEKDSFNLEDGEEIDIVDIKTDRKVVLRIVDFVTEKMLLKENGALEKISDDDARNLMELNKIESTPDDSLTDETKIYDNGENVLPTTTSEKFYSVANKVLKMNRVCYALQEKNKNQQHHKPITSETKGHGAVPDVVNSTFEKNILPNLYEREKIIIPESISVSLMLDKPHLTDSDKQLSSAQSKKMENDNNKLYNQNLQSCKMLQDLFESDSQSISDTVQSPNNPFLSDMYDTTFNEKEFGSFITSEYEANNSQNEECHSFSNPFINFDHTDKDTEQHLGPFSSNIEEGSIQTDLISICTEDILDRIEIIEHEFTNPFIEAELSETTSESTPVTDFIIGAPVSLPSIVGNCTKETNENEINFQESFNFRKDNENVSFLSSHESLEQKEDLPVISPFHSLGSETYNFLSQGNLQRSRNISPKDLWDSAYVSIDDSASSTDNNYNHSDRCISETFVKSNYHNNDLADIAGVKNGDTWDSCEQSGENLSHDDLRGLKWEFKRQVFTPIIEENEKSITCITKDNIFETDTVSRAFAELNEIYEDIFPKPDDSSVNEGSVVQNLEDEYIIENNNIRVDSASENLSDVKRLAAEIEGSISEVQANDTESVSASRSLDVETKESFKRDKTEFGDAVYSNIVLEKKIYWDEKIRLIEAKNMEEFKLQQKRRRLSAKHFRHNDSLSKRKGKQIIRNFLNSASSSSPQSKVLREDENQRNEKSTDLTISTNYSECSSHTVKLVEEWKSFWDEKLEDEYKEEPQDMSRTSLKSTSNSLEIAQDIESPNTFKTEIKDSETDTENPLTPTKHELPEEVFKAFETCPKRFFGTSRKHILNKIDSFLGKPSVEQTPKPQYSNFNHETGLVSSRISMFHNISHTEDISWKKKRPTPKLCNIKSVKINDTKVNSEGILEKSNKRLYDSNEPSSILKDGENDTSFTLEFSLTDKSSKIITADVKTNNEMEKKFQSDITETVTPGKEGNEVNKERLYTIPYDIQKKDMVETNERSHVKCRKLKTFSKSEMDLFSKTCNSDANDDFDKHKSVEDLPKINVKTFITLYEDVSKSTQSTLTKTDAKPSRKLLYNSSSSPGTPCKSYQNPSASKHFIKSYSQLKLDTLETNNVVETRCSSVLSETESATETDKKYLSLSDIELEIVEKNPDTEPHTDKKPDEISQVDYKSRFKMAKQYFQSLEELRDVKKDRKLSECKIVLNNHSIESLEDIDEKPKRKSRKTKSKSMPSSEIAKIWNEMQAKGDEKDDKKLIKISEKFNVEDLFEDVMEGRLSRQGSLRGIPHKKAVLEAFKSMENLSDNKLNSYDMAVSPWTFSQQNQAKNAQTYLSEYPYLPTTDPSNFQPRFDASASGLISYNELKSRPRRNSVPDIRLNPSFTEDL, from the exons ATGTGGTCCACTGTCCTAGACACGCTCCTGACCAGTTTGCGGTTCCTCGCCCCGGCGACACTACTCACCATCTTTTGGACTCATCATACCTTCTTCTTTGACATCGTGAAGTACATTGATTCGGCGTTCCGAACAG TTATATTTTCGAATGAGGACAAAAAGAAAGAGGTTATACAATGGCTGTCAGAGGTCGGACCAATTCGTATAGAGGAACTGGACACAGTTTGGCATCACGGGTGGATAGTGTGTGGGGCATTGGATGCTGCTCTCCCTGGCGCCTGCGCAGGTCATCCACCAACACGTCTTTCGTTGAAGCATGCGCAGTCAATAGCTGACCATTATCTTGGAGTTGAACCG atGTTCACTCGACAAGAACTTGATGCGAACGACTCATTGAGTAAACACGAAGAATGGAAACTTGTTACGTTTCTAGACAAAGTTCGCCTTGGCATAGCAAAATTATCGCCACCGCCAGCTACGAATAAAAGCAAACCAGTAATTCCAGTCGCTAAACCAACACAGTTTTGCCTCGACTACATCGCAAGGGGTTCAGGACTTACAGCAGCTCAAGTAAATCATAAAATGTTCTTCAAAATATATCCCACAGCCCAGCAGTCACTCGACCCAGGGGAAATTACGATTCAAATAAGAGGTCCTAAGAAAGTTTACGGCCTGACTACATTGCGTCCGATTTTAGGTAAAGCCCAAATGATTCGCCAAACATTACTCGGTGCCCAAGCCAAGCCTAGTAATTACACCGAAAACGCCCTACCCGTCACACATGGAACAGCATACTTACGAAACTATGGAAATAACGACATGAAAAAAACCTATTACATACCCAAAACAAATtacgatataaatattactgtaGAAAATAATCGAGACTTCGCGAAAATTGGATATACGGTACCAACAGAAGggaaatatgaaataactaTAACTAGCCGAGATGAAAATATAGTGAGTTCTCCATTTATTGTTACTGCCTCAAAGAATATTGTTGATAACTTAGAGAAAGATAGTTTTAACTTAGAGGACGGTGAAGAAATAGATATTGTTGACATTAAAACAGATAGAAAGGTAGTTCTTCGCATTGTAGATTTTGTAACCGAAAAGATGTTACTAAAAGAAAATGGagctttagaaaaaatatctgaTGACGATGCAAGGAATTTAATGGAGCTTAATAAAATCGAATCTACGCCAGATGATTCGTTAACtgatgaaacaaaaatttatgataatgGAGAAAATGTTTTACCAACAACAACATCTGAAAAATTTTACTCCGTCGcaaataaagttttgaaaatGAACAGAGTTTGTTATGCGTtacaggaaaaaaataaaaaccaacaGCACCACAAACCTATTACATCAGAAACAAAAGGTCATGGTGCTGTACCAGATGTCGTAAATTCTACATTTGAGAAAAACATACTTCcaaatttgtatgaaagaGAAAAGATAATTATACCTGAAAGTATATCCGTTTCCCTAATGCTGGATAAGCCTCACCTGACTGATTCTGATAAGCAATTATCTAGCGCGCAAAGTAAAAAGATGGAAAACGATAACAACAAATTGTACAACCAAAATCTTCAAAGTTGCAAAATGCTTCAAGATCTATTTGAAAGTGACTCACAATCTATCTCAGATACAGTTCAGTCGCCAAACAACCCCTTTTTGAGTGATATGTATGATACAACGTTCAATGAGAAAGAATTTGGCTCATTTATTACAAGTGAATACGAAGCTAATAACTCACAAAATGAAGAGTGTCATTCATTCTCTAatccttttataaattttgatcaTACCGATAAAGACACCGAACAACATCTAGGCCCATTTAGTTCAAACATCGAAGAAGGAAGTATTCAGACGGATCTTATATCAATATGTACAGAGGATATTCTTGACCGCATTGAAATAATTGAACATGAGTTTACAAATCCTTTTATAGAAGCTGAACTATCTGAGACAACATCTGAAAGTACACCTGTAACTGATTTTATAATAGGAGCACCTGTATCGTTACCATCTATTGTCGGTAATTGCactaaagaaacaaatgaaaacgAGATCAATTTTCAAGagagttttaattttagaaaggACAATGAAAATGTATCGTTTTTATCTTCACATGAAAGTTTGGAACAAAAAGAGGATCTTCCAGTAATATCTCCGTTTCATAGTTTAGGATCAGaaacatacaattttcttaGTCAGGGTAATTTACAGCGAAGTAGAAATATCTCACCAAAAGATCTTTGGGATTCTGCATATGTTAGCATCGACGATAGCGCAAGTTCCACggataataattacaatcatAGTGATCGCTGTATCTCGGaaacatttgtaaaaagtaattatcataataacgATTTGGCTGACATTGCTGGCGTGAAAAATGGAGACACATGGGATAGTTGTGAACAATCAGGGGAAAACTTAAGTCATGATGATTTGAGGGGTCTAAAATGGGAATTTAAACGTCAGGTTTTTACGCCAATCATAGAGGAAAACGAGAAAAGCATTACTTGCATAACAAAGGATAACATATTTGAAACTGATACAGTATCACGAGCGTTTGCTGAACTGAATGAAATTTATGAGGATATTTTCCCTAAGCCAGATGACTCTTCAGTGAATGAAGGTAGTGTAGTACAAAACCTTGAagatgaatatattatagaaaataataatatccgCGTCGATTCAGCGTCTGAAAATTTATCAGATGTGAAAAGACTTGCGGCGGAAATAGAAGGATCGATTTCTGAGGTTCAGGCAAATGATACTGAATCAGTTTCAGCAAGTCGTAGCCTTGATGTTGAGACAAAAGAAAGCTTTAAAAGGGATAAAACAGAGTTTGGTGATGCAGTTTACTctaatattgttttagaaaagaaaatatattgggACGAAAAGATTCGACTAATAGAAGCGAAAAACATGGAGGAATTCAAACTTCAACAGAAAAGAAGACGTTTGTCGGCTAAGCATTTCCGCCATAATGATTCTTTAAGCAAACGAAAAGgcaaacaaattattagaaaCTTTTTGAATTCAGCCAGCTCTTCATCCCCACAGTCAAAAGTTCTAAGAGAAGATGAAAATCAACGAAACGAAAAATCAACGGATTTAACTATTTCTACAAACTATTCGGAATGCTCATCCCATACGGTTAAATTAGTAGAAGAATGGAAGTCATTTTGGGATGAAAAACTTGAAGATGAATATAAAGAGGAGCCTCAAGATATGAGCCGAACATCTTTGAAAAGTACAAGTAATTCTCTAGAAATAGCCCAAGATATAGAAAGCCCAAACACGTTTAAAACAGAGATTAAGGATAGTGAAACTGACACTGAAAATCCACTCACTCCCACGAAACATGAACTACCAGAAGAAGTATTTAAAGCATTTGAAACATGCCCAAAAAGATTTTTTGGTACTTCAAGaaaacacatattaaataaaatcgacAGCTTTTTAGGAAAACCCTCTGTCGAACAAACGCCTAAGCCACAGTATAGCAACTTTAATCACGAAACTGGATTAGTTTCTAGTAGAATTTCaatgtttcataatatttctCATACAGAAGACATATCTTGGAAAAAGAAAAGACCCACGCcgaaattatgtaatataaaatccgTAAAAATAAACGATACAAAAGTTAATAGTGAAGGTATTCTAGAAAAAAGTAACAAACGGCTATATGATAGTAATGAACCTAGCAGCATTTTAAAAGATGGGGAAAATGACACATCATTCACATTAGAATTTTCCTTGACAGATAAAAGCAGCAAAATCATCACTGCAGatgttaaaactaataatgaaatggaaaaaaaatttcagTCTGACATTACTGAAACTGTCACACCAGGCAAAGAAGGTAATGAAGTTAACAAGGAAAGACTTTATACAATACCCTATGATATTCAAAAGAAAGATATGGTTGAAACAAATGAACGCAGTCATGTAAAATGCCGAAAGTTAAAAACATTCAGTAAGTCTGAAATGGATTTATTCAGCAAAACTTGTAATAGTGATGCAAACGATGATTTTGACAAACATAAATCCGTTGAAGACTTaccaaaaattaatgttaaaacctttataactttatatgaAGACGTGTCAAAATCAACACAGTCAACTTTAACAAAAACTGATGCAAAACCAAGTCGTAAACTTTTGTACAACTCGAGTTCGAGTCCAG GAACTCCATGTAAATCTTACCAAAATCCTTCAGCTTCAAAGCATTTCATTAAAAGCTACTCACAGTTAAAACTAGATACTCTAGAGACCAACAATGTTGTGGAAACACGATGCAGTTCTGTCCTAAGTGAAACAGAGTCAGCAACAGAAACcgataaaaaatacctaagcTTATCAGACATCGAGTTGGAGATTGTTGAAAAAAATCCAGATACAGAACCGCATACTGACAAAAAGCCTGATGAAATCTCTCAAGTTGACTATAAAAGTCGTTTTAAAATGGCCAAACAGTATTTTCAGTCATTAGAAGAATTAAGAGATGTAAAAAAAGATAGAAAATTAAGTGAATGTAAGATAGTATTAAACAATCATtcaattgaatctctagaagACATTGATGAAAAACCGAAAAGAAAAAGTCGAAAAACTAAATCTAAGTCTATGCCGTCATCTGAAATTGCAAAAATATGGAATGAAATGCAAGCAAAAGGTGATGAGAAAGAcgataagaaattaattaaaatatcagaaaaatttaatgtagaaGATTTATTCGAAGATGTTATGGAAGGAAGACTGAGCCGACAGGGTAGTTTGCGTGGCATCCCTCATAAAAAGGCTGTTTTAGAGGCTTTTAAATCTATGGAGAATTTATCAGACAATAAACTTAACTCATACGACATGGCCGTTTCGCCATGGACTTTTTCACAGCAAAACCAGGCGAAGAATGCGCAGACGTACCTAAGCGAATATCCCTATTTACCCACAACAGATCCATCAAACTTTCAGCCTAGATTCGACGCAAGTGCATCTGGCCTAATATCTTATAATGAGCTTAAGTCGCGACCCAGACGAAATAGTGTGCCAGACATAAGACTCAATCCTTCATTCACTGAGgatctataa
- the LOC111003803 gene encoding uncharacterized protein LOC111003803 isoform X1, whose amino-acid sequence MYFRDGIIQTKVINETMSDIIDVLAKEYDKNVLSEESRSVGLFTIPEYPELEARGMWSTVLDTLLTSLRFLAPATLLTIFWTHHTFFFDIVKYIDSAFRTVIFSNEDKKKEVIQWLSEVGPIRIEELDTVWHHGWIVCGALDAALPGACAGHPPTRLSLKHAQSIADHYLGVEPMFTRQELDANDSLSKHEEWKLVTFLDKVRLGIAKLSPPPATNKSKPVIPVAKPTQFCLDYIARGSGLTAAQVNHKMFFKIYPTAQQSLDPGEITIQIRGPKKVYGLTTLRPILGKAQMIRQTLLGAQAKPSNYTENALPVTHGTAYLRNYGNNDMKKTYYIPKTNYDINITVENNRDFAKIGYTVPTEGKYEITITSRDENIVSSPFIVTASKNIVDNLEKDSFNLEDGEEIDIVDIKTDRKVVLRIVDFVTEKMLLKENGALEKISDDDARNLMELNKIESTPDDSLTDETKIYDNGENVLPTTTSEKFYSVANKVLKMNRVCYALQEKNKNQQHHKPITSETKGHGAVPDVVNSTFEKNILPNLYEREKIIIPESISVSLMLDKPHLTDSDKQLSSAQSKKMENDNNKLYNQNLQSCKMLQDLFESDSQSISDTVQSPNNPFLSDMYDTTFNEKEFGSFITSEYEANNSQNEECHSFSNPFINFDHTDKDTEQHLGPFSSNIEEGSIQTDLISICTEDILDRIEIIEHEFTNPFIEAELSETTSESTPVTDFIIGAPVSLPSIVGNCTKETNENEINFQESFNFRKDNENVSFLSSHESLEQKEDLPVISPFHSLGSETYNFLSQGNLQRSRNISPKDLWDSAYVSIDDSASSTDNNYNHSDRCISETFVKSNYHNNDLADIAGVKNGDTWDSCEQSGENLSHDDLRGLKWEFKRQVFTPIIEENEKSITCITKDNIFETDTVSRAFAELNEIYEDIFPKPDDSSVNEGSVVQNLEDEYIIENNNIRVDSASENLSDVKRLAAEIEGSISEVQANDTESVSASRSLDVETKESFKRDKTEFGDAVYSNIVLEKKIYWDEKIRLIEAKNMEEFKLQQKRRRLSAKHFRHNDSLSKRKGKQIIRNFLNSASSSSPQSKVLREDENQRNEKSTDLTISTNYSECSSHTVKLVEEWKSFWDEKLEDEYKEEPQDMSRTSLKSTSNSLEIAQDIESPNTFKTEIKDSETDTENPLTPTKHELPEEVFKAFETCPKRFFGTSRKHILNKIDSFLGKPSVEQTPKPQYSNFNHETGLVSSRISMFHNISHTEDISWKKKRPTPKLCNIKSVKINDTKVNSEGILEKSNKRLYDSNEPSSILKDGENDTSFTLEFSLTDKSSKIITADVKTNNEMEKKFQSDITETVTPGKEGNEVNKERLYTIPYDIQKKDMVETNERSHVKCRKLKTFSKSEMDLFSKTCNSDANDDFDKHKSVEDLPKINVKTFITLYEDVSKSTQSTLTKTDAKPSRKLLYNSSSSPGTPCKSYQNPSASKHFIKSYSQLKLDTLETNNVVETRCSSVLSETESATETDKKYLSLSDIELEIVEKNPDTEPHTDKKPDEISQVDYKSRFKMAKQYFQSLEELRDVKKDRKLSECKIVLNNHSIESLEDIDEKPKRKSRKTKSKSMPSSEIAKIWNEMQAKGDEKDDKKLIKISEKFNVEDLFEDVMEGRLSRQGSLRGIPHKKAVLEAFKSMENLSDNKLNSYDMAVSPWTFSQQNQAKNAQTYLSEYPYLPTTDPSNFQPRFDASASGLISYNELKSRPRRNSVPDIRLNPSFTEDL is encoded by the exons atgtattttagagATGGCATTATCCAAACGAAAGTAATAAACGAAACGATGTCCGATATTATCGACGTACTTGCGAAAGAATAtgacaaaaatgttttgtcaGAAGAGTCAAGAAGTGTCG GGCTATTCACAATCCCAGAGTACCCAGAGCTGGAGGCGCGAGGCATGTGGTCCACTGTCCTAGACACGCTCCTGACCAGTTTGCGGTTCCTCGCCCCGGCGACACTACTCACCATCTTTTGGACTCATCATACCTTCTTCTTTGACATCGTGAAGTACATTGATTCGGCGTTCCGAACAG TTATATTTTCGAATGAGGACAAAAAGAAAGAGGTTATACAATGGCTGTCAGAGGTCGGACCAATTCGTATAGAGGAACTGGACACAGTTTGGCATCACGGGTGGATAGTGTGTGGGGCATTGGATGCTGCTCTCCCTGGCGCCTGCGCAGGTCATCCACCAACACGTCTTTCGTTGAAGCATGCGCAGTCAATAGCTGACCATTATCTTGGAGTTGAACCG atGTTCACTCGACAAGAACTTGATGCGAACGACTCATTGAGTAAACACGAAGAATGGAAACTTGTTACGTTTCTAGACAAAGTTCGCCTTGGCATAGCAAAATTATCGCCACCGCCAGCTACGAATAAAAGCAAACCAGTAATTCCAGTCGCTAAACCAACACAGTTTTGCCTCGACTACATCGCAAGGGGTTCAGGACTTACAGCAGCTCAAGTAAATCATAAAATGTTCTTCAAAATATATCCCACAGCCCAGCAGTCACTCGACCCAGGGGAAATTACGATTCAAATAAGAGGTCCTAAGAAAGTTTACGGCCTGACTACATTGCGTCCGATTTTAGGTAAAGCCCAAATGATTCGCCAAACATTACTCGGTGCCCAAGCCAAGCCTAGTAATTACACCGAAAACGCCCTACCCGTCACACATGGAACAGCATACTTACGAAACTATGGAAATAACGACATGAAAAAAACCTATTACATACCCAAAACAAATtacgatataaatattactgtaGAAAATAATCGAGACTTCGCGAAAATTGGATATACGGTACCAACAGAAGggaaatatgaaataactaTAACTAGCCGAGATGAAAATATAGTGAGTTCTCCATTTATTGTTACTGCCTCAAAGAATATTGTTGATAACTTAGAGAAAGATAGTTTTAACTTAGAGGACGGTGAAGAAATAGATATTGTTGACATTAAAACAGATAGAAAGGTAGTTCTTCGCATTGTAGATTTTGTAACCGAAAAGATGTTACTAAAAGAAAATGGagctttagaaaaaatatctgaTGACGATGCAAGGAATTTAATGGAGCTTAATAAAATCGAATCTACGCCAGATGATTCGTTAACtgatgaaacaaaaatttatgataatgGAGAAAATGTTTTACCAACAACAACATCTGAAAAATTTTACTCCGTCGcaaataaagttttgaaaatGAACAGAGTTTGTTATGCGTtacaggaaaaaaataaaaaccaacaGCACCACAAACCTATTACATCAGAAACAAAAGGTCATGGTGCTGTACCAGATGTCGTAAATTCTACATTTGAGAAAAACATACTTCcaaatttgtatgaaagaGAAAAGATAATTATACCTGAAAGTATATCCGTTTCCCTAATGCTGGATAAGCCTCACCTGACTGATTCTGATAAGCAATTATCTAGCGCGCAAAGTAAAAAGATGGAAAACGATAACAACAAATTGTACAACCAAAATCTTCAAAGTTGCAAAATGCTTCAAGATCTATTTGAAAGTGACTCACAATCTATCTCAGATACAGTTCAGTCGCCAAACAACCCCTTTTTGAGTGATATGTATGATACAACGTTCAATGAGAAAGAATTTGGCTCATTTATTACAAGTGAATACGAAGCTAATAACTCACAAAATGAAGAGTGTCATTCATTCTCTAatccttttataaattttgatcaTACCGATAAAGACACCGAACAACATCTAGGCCCATTTAGTTCAAACATCGAAGAAGGAAGTATTCAGACGGATCTTATATCAATATGTACAGAGGATATTCTTGACCGCATTGAAATAATTGAACATGAGTTTACAAATCCTTTTATAGAAGCTGAACTATCTGAGACAACATCTGAAAGTACACCTGTAACTGATTTTATAATAGGAGCACCTGTATCGTTACCATCTATTGTCGGTAATTGCactaaagaaacaaatgaaaacgAGATCAATTTTCAAGagagttttaattttagaaaggACAATGAAAATGTATCGTTTTTATCTTCACATGAAAGTTTGGAACAAAAAGAGGATCTTCCAGTAATATCTCCGTTTCATAGTTTAGGATCAGaaacatacaattttcttaGTCAGGGTAATTTACAGCGAAGTAGAAATATCTCACCAAAAGATCTTTGGGATTCTGCATATGTTAGCATCGACGATAGCGCAAGTTCCACggataataattacaatcatAGTGATCGCTGTATCTCGGaaacatttgtaaaaagtaattatcataataacgATTTGGCTGACATTGCTGGCGTGAAAAATGGAGACACATGGGATAGTTGTGAACAATCAGGGGAAAACTTAAGTCATGATGATTTGAGGGGTCTAAAATGGGAATTTAAACGTCAGGTTTTTACGCCAATCATAGAGGAAAACGAGAAAAGCATTACTTGCATAACAAAGGATAACATATTTGAAACTGATACAGTATCACGAGCGTTTGCTGAACTGAATGAAATTTATGAGGATATTTTCCCTAAGCCAGATGACTCTTCAGTGAATGAAGGTAGTGTAGTACAAAACCTTGAagatgaatatattatagaaaataataatatccgCGTCGATTCAGCGTCTGAAAATTTATCAGATGTGAAAAGACTTGCGGCGGAAATAGAAGGATCGATTTCTGAGGTTCAGGCAAATGATACTGAATCAGTTTCAGCAAGTCGTAGCCTTGATGTTGAGACAAAAGAAAGCTTTAAAAGGGATAAAACAGAGTTTGGTGATGCAGTTTACTctaatattgttttagaaaagaaaatatattgggACGAAAAGATTCGACTAATAGAAGCGAAAAACATGGAGGAATTCAAACTTCAACAGAAAAGAAGACGTTTGTCGGCTAAGCATTTCCGCCATAATGATTCTTTAAGCAAACGAAAAGgcaaacaaattattagaaaCTTTTTGAATTCAGCCAGCTCTTCATCCCCACAGTCAAAAGTTCTAAGAGAAGATGAAAATCAACGAAACGAAAAATCAACGGATTTAACTATTTCTACAAACTATTCGGAATGCTCATCCCATACGGTTAAATTAGTAGAAGAATGGAAGTCATTTTGGGATGAAAAACTTGAAGATGAATATAAAGAGGAGCCTCAAGATATGAGCCGAACATCTTTGAAAAGTACAAGTAATTCTCTAGAAATAGCCCAAGATATAGAAAGCCCAAACACGTTTAAAACAGAGATTAAGGATAGTGAAACTGACACTGAAAATCCACTCACTCCCACGAAACATGAACTACCAGAAGAAGTATTTAAAGCATTTGAAACATGCCCAAAAAGATTTTTTGGTACTTCAAGaaaacacatattaaataaaatcgacAGCTTTTTAGGAAAACCCTCTGTCGAACAAACGCCTAAGCCACAGTATAGCAACTTTAATCACGAAACTGGATTAGTTTCTAGTAGAATTTCaatgtttcataatatttctCATACAGAAGACATATCTTGGAAAAAGAAAAGACCCACGCcgaaattatgtaatataaaatccgTAAAAATAAACGATACAAAAGTTAATAGTGAAGGTATTCTAGAAAAAAGTAACAAACGGCTATATGATAGTAATGAACCTAGCAGCATTTTAAAAGATGGGGAAAATGACACATCATTCACATTAGAATTTTCCTTGACAGATAAAAGCAGCAAAATCATCACTGCAGatgttaaaactaataatgaaatggaaaaaaaatttcagTCTGACATTACTGAAACTGTCACACCAGGCAAAGAAGGTAATGAAGTTAACAAGGAAAGACTTTATACAATACCCTATGATATTCAAAAGAAAGATATGGTTGAAACAAATGAACGCAGTCATGTAAAATGCCGAAAGTTAAAAACATTCAGTAAGTCTGAAATGGATTTATTCAGCAAAACTTGTAATAGTGATGCAAACGATGATTTTGACAAACATAAATCCGTTGAAGACTTaccaaaaattaatgttaaaacctttataactttatatgaAGACGTGTCAAAATCAACACAGTCAACTTTAACAAAAACTGATGCAAAACCAAGTCGTAAACTTTTGTACAACTCGAGTTCGAGTCCAG GAACTCCATGTAAATCTTACCAAAATCCTTCAGCTTCAAAGCATTTCATTAAAAGCTACTCACAGTTAAAACTAGATACTCTAGAGACCAACAATGTTGTGGAAACACGATGCAGTTCTGTCCTAAGTGAAACAGAGTCAGCAACAGAAACcgataaaaaatacctaagcTTATCAGACATCGAGTTGGAGATTGTTGAAAAAAATCCAGATACAGAACCGCATACTGACAAAAAGCCTGATGAAATCTCTCAAGTTGACTATAAAAGTCGTTTTAAAATGGCCAAACAGTATTTTCAGTCATTAGAAGAATTAAGAGATGTAAAAAAAGATAGAAAATTAAGTGAATGTAAGATAGTATTAAACAATCATtcaattgaatctctagaagACATTGATGAAAAACCGAAAAGAAAAAGTCGAAAAACTAAATCTAAGTCTATGCCGTCATCTGAAATTGCAAAAATATGGAATGAAATGCAAGCAAAAGGTGATGAGAAAGAcgataagaaattaattaaaatatcagaaaaatttaatgtagaaGATTTATTCGAAGATGTTATGGAAGGAAGACTGAGCCGACAGGGTAGTTTGCGTGGCATCCCTCATAAAAAGGCTGTTTTAGAGGCTTTTAAATCTATGGAGAATTTATCAGACAATAAACTTAACTCATACGACATGGCCGTTTCGCCATGGACTTTTTCACAGCAAAACCAGGCGAAGAATGCGCAGACGTACCTAAGCGAATATCCCTATTTACCCACAACAGATCCATCAAACTTTCAGCCTAGATTCGACGCAAGTGCATCTGGCCTAATATCTTATAATGAGCTTAAGTCGCGACCCAGACGAAATAGTGTGCCAGACATAAGACTCAATCCTTCATTCACTGAGgatctataa